A stretch of the Cyanobium sp. Tous-M-B4 genome encodes the following:
- the psbU gene encoding photosystem II complex extrinsic protein PsbU, with product MKRLVAWLISGVVLAGLLITLLIPPPAYAADRRNQADDKIAERAGKVDLNNCSVRRFQDYPGMYPTLAGKIVLGGPYASVDDVLNLDLTDRQKELFNKYKDNFTVTDAVIALNEGDDRINDGQYR from the coding sequence TTGTGCTGGCCGGCCTCTTGATCACGTTGCTGATTCCACCCCCGGCTTATGCAGCCGATCGTCGCAACCAAGCCGACGACAAAATCGCCGAGCGAGCCGGCAAGGTGGATCTAAACAACTGTTCTGTGCGCCGCTTCCAGGATTACCCCGGCATGTATCCGACCCTGGCCGGCAAAATCGTCCTGGGAGGCCCCTACGCCAGCGTTGACGATGTGCTCAACCTCGATCTGACCGATCGCCAAAAGGAACTGTTCAACAAGTACAAGGACAACTTCACCGTCACTGATGCAGTCATCGCCCTCAACGAAGGCGACGACCGCATCAACGATGGCCAGTACCGCTGA
- the nadB gene encoding L-aspartate oxidase, with product MAEQSWDVVVVGSGAAGLMACLELPSHLRVLLLSKDIDPSSTPRSASRWAQGGIAAVTRPNDSFQSHIDDTLVAGAGLCDLAAVERLVHDAPACVGRLLELGMAFDRDGENLSTTLEAAHSHRRVLHAQDRTGGALVEALEREVLLRPRLEQRKGVVAWQLWLEQGRCVGLAVLEENRLHWLAARAVVLATGGGGHLFAHTTNPSLASGDGVVMAWQAGAKVRDLEFVQFHPTALMLPGAPHFLISEAVRGEGARLMEESGASPVAQLPGADLAPRDAVSRALARRMQALDVDHLWLDLRPVGLPRLERQFPTILGRCRELGLEPTREPIPVAPAAHYWMGGIWTDLQAATSVPGLYAVGEVACTGVHGANRLASNSLMECLVFARQLRTIELAPARPTAADPGELATTTQLPLPPKESLEAQISALRDLCWQVAGVERNGHSLGPALVKLRGQRRQLEASQAWRQLQVVEPGQSIQFEPEALPALRRLQELQQRLVLTELLIEAALFRNESRGGHHRTDSPYAQPFWQRHTDQQRHRSPSTAAVQGTGPA from the coding sequence ATGGCAGAGCAGTCCTGGGATGTGGTGGTAGTTGGCAGTGGAGCAGCCGGGCTCATGGCCTGCCTGGAGCTGCCCAGCCATCTGCGGGTGCTGTTGCTGAGCAAGGACATTGATCCCAGCAGCACGCCACGATCCGCCAGCCGCTGGGCCCAGGGAGGTATTGCCGCAGTAACAAGACCCAACGACAGCTTCCAGAGCCACATCGACGACACCCTGGTGGCAGGGGCTGGACTGTGCGATCTGGCGGCCGTGGAGCGTCTAGTGCATGACGCTCCAGCCTGCGTAGGGCGCCTGCTGGAGCTGGGCATGGCCTTCGACCGCGACGGCGAAAATCTGAGCACAACCCTGGAAGCCGCCCACAGCCACCGGAGGGTGCTGCATGCCCAGGACCGCACCGGCGGCGCCCTGGTGGAAGCCCTGGAACGGGAGGTTCTGCTCCGGCCCCGGCTCGAACAGCGCAAGGGCGTTGTGGCCTGGCAACTCTGGTTGGAGCAGGGCCGCTGTGTGGGCCTGGCCGTGCTCGAGGAGAACCGCCTCCACTGGCTTGCCGCCAGGGCGGTGGTGCTAGCAACTGGTGGTGGAGGCCACCTTTTCGCCCACACCACCAACCCCAGCCTGGCGAGCGGCGACGGGGTAGTGATGGCCTGGCAAGCCGGCGCAAAAGTGCGCGATCTGGAGTTTGTGCAGTTTCATCCCACAGCCCTCATGCTGCCGGGTGCACCCCACTTCCTGATCTCGGAGGCGGTGCGCGGCGAAGGCGCCCGCCTAATGGAAGAGTCGGGAGCCAGCCCGGTGGCCCAGCTGCCGGGGGCAGATCTCGCCCCAAGGGATGCGGTGAGTCGCGCCCTGGCTAGACGGATGCAGGCCCTAGACGTAGACCATCTGTGGCTGGACCTGCGGCCCGTGGGACTGCCGCGCCTGGAGCGCCAGTTCCCCACGATCCTGGGGCGTTGCCGTGAACTCGGGCTGGAACCCACCCGGGAGCCGATCCCCGTGGCCCCGGCCGCCCACTACTGGATGGGCGGCATTTGGACCGATCTACAAGCCGCCACCAGCGTGCCTGGCCTGTACGCGGTAGGCGAAGTGGCCTGCACGGGCGTGCACGGGGCCAACCGGCTAGCCAGCAACTCCCTGATGGAGTGCCTGGTGTTTGCCCGCCAGCTACGCACAATCGAGCTGGCGCCGGCCAGGCCAACCGCGGCCGACCCAGGGGAGCTAGCCACCACAACCCAGCTGCCCTTGCCCCCCAAAGAGAGCCTGGAGGCCCAGATCAGCGCCCTGCGGGATCTTTGCTGGCAGGTGGCGGGTGTAGAGCGCAATGGCCACTCCCTGGGTCCTGCCCTAGTGAAACTGCGTGGCCAGCGCCGGCAGCTCGAAGCCAGCCAAGCCTGGCGGCAGCTACAAGTCGTGGAGCCTGGCCAGAGCATCCAATTCGAGCCAGAGGCGTTGCCCGCACTGCGGCGGCTGCAGGAACTGCAGCAACGGCTGGTGCTGACCGAGCTGCTAATCGAAGCGGCCCTGTTCCGCAACGAGAGCCGGGGGGGACACCACCGCACCGATTCGCCCTATGCCCAGCCCTTTTGGCAGCGCCACACCGATCAACAGCGGCACCGATCCCCAAGCACCGCCGCTGTTCAGGGCACTGGGCCGGCGTAA
- a CDS encoding vitamin K epoxide reductase family protein — protein MTSTRLSQRLSSSRRRSDPARRWARVAMAVLATIGAIDTGAITLKRWGLLGPLSCPGGAEGCDKVLNSAWGSVFGQPLSLFGWLAYGAVLLLAVLPLVLRGDSRAALAQRSWWALLLLSTGMAVFSLLLMGLMVLKIQAFCFFCVLSATLSLSLLVISLVGGEWEDRGQLVFRAVIVALLVGMVGLGWAASVDRPAAVRGAGVPPLVVATSSPEAIALAEHLSSTGAVMYTAYWCPHCHEQKELFGKEASAKLGLVECAADGQNSQKPLCDTKAIEGFPTWEINGKLDSGVKSLADLARLSGYAGPVP, from the coding sequence GTGACCTCAACCCGCCTCAGCCAGCGCCTTAGCTCCAGCCGGCGCCGTAGTGATCCGGCCCGCCGCTGGGCTCGGGTGGCCATGGCTGTATTGGCCACCATCGGCGCCATCGATACCGGCGCCATCACCCTGAAGCGTTGGGGTCTGCTGGGTCCGCTGAGTTGCCCTGGCGGAGCAGAGGGCTGCGACAAGGTGCTGAACAGCGCCTGGGGCAGCGTCTTTGGCCAGCCCCTGTCTTTGTTTGGCTGGCTGGCCTACGGGGCGGTGTTGCTCCTAGCTGTGCTGCCGCTGGTGCTGCGCGGCGATTCGAGAGCGGCCCTTGCCCAGCGCAGTTGGTGGGCCCTATTGCTGCTGAGCACGGGCATGGCTGTTTTCAGCCTGTTGTTGATGGGGTTGATGGTTCTGAAGATTCAGGCCTTCTGTTTCTTCTGCGTGCTCTCAGCGACTCTCAGCCTGAGCTTGTTAGTGATCAGCCTCGTGGGTGGTGAGTGGGAAGACCGCGGCCAGCTGGTGTTCCGGGCCGTGATCGTGGCCTTATTGGTAGGCATGGTGGGCCTGGGTTGGGCGGCTTCTGTGGATCGCCCCGCCGCGGTGCGGGGGGCTGGGGTCCCTCCCTTAGTTGTGGCCACCAGTAGTCCAGAAGCAATTGCCCTGGCCGAGCATCTGAGTAGCACCGGCGCGGTGATGTACACGGCCTATTGGTGCCCGCATTGCCATGAGCAGAAGGAGCTGTTCGGCAAGGAAGCCAGCGCCAAGTTGGGCCTGGTTGAGTGCGCTGCCGATGGCCAAAACAGCCAGAAGCCACTGTGCGACACCAAGGCAATTGAGGGCTTCCCCACCTGGGAGATCAACGGCAAGCTCGATTCTGGGGTTAAGTCCCTAGCTGATCTCGCCCGGCTATCCGGTTACGCCGGCCCAGTGCCCTGA